A stretch of the Papaver somniferum cultivar HN1 chromosome 6, ASM357369v1, whole genome shotgun sequence genome encodes the following:
- the LOC113289269 gene encoding oxygen-evolving enhancer protein 1, chloroplastic, producing MAASLQAAATLMPTKLGVSSRSLRSSQCVSKSFGIEQSSARLTCSLQTDLKDLALKCVETTKIAGFALATSALVVSGASAEGVPKRLTFDEIQSKTYMEVKGSGTANQCPTIEGGAGSFSFKAGKYTMKKLCLEPTSFTVKAEGVSKNSAPDFQKTKLMTRLTYTLDEIEGPFEVSSDGTVKFEEKDGIDYAAVTVQLPGGERVPFLFTVKQLVASGKPESFGGPFLVPSYRGSSFLDPKGRGGSTGYDNAVALPAGGRGDEEELQKENVKNTAALSGNITLSVTDSKPDSGELIGVFESIQPSDTDLGAKVPKDVKIQGVWYAQLEQ from the exons ATGGCTGCATCTCTTCAAGCTGCCGCTACCTTGATGCCGACTAAGCTCGGTGTCTCTTCTCGTAGTCTTAGATCCTCTCAGTGCGTTAGCAAGTCATTCGGGATCGAACAATCCTCAGCTAGATTAACTTGCTCTCTCCAAACTGATCTTAAAGATCTAGCTTTGAAGTGTGTCGAAACCACCAAGATTGCTGGTTTTGCCCTTGCCACTTCTGCTCTTGTCGTGTCG GGAGCTAGCGCTGAGGGTGTCCCCAAAAGGCTAACTTTCGATGAAATCCAGAGCAAGACCTACATGGAAGTCAAAGGATCAGGAACAGCAAATCAATGCCCAACCATTGAAGGTGGTGCTGGTTCATTCAGCTTCAAAGCAGGCAAATACACCATGAAGAAGTTGTGCTTGGAACCAACTTCATTCACTGTCAAAGCCGAAGGTGTTAGCAAGAACTCAGCACCTGATTTCCAAAAGACTAAACTCATGACCCGTCTAACCTACACCCTAGACGAAATCGAGGGTCCTTTCGAGGTCTCATCAGACGGAACTGTTAAGTTTGAGGAGAAAGACGGTATTGATTACGCTGCTGTAACTGTCCAGCTCCCAGGAGGTGAACGTGTACCTTTCCTATTCACTGTTAAACAACTTGTAGCTTCTGGTAAGCCAGAAAGTTTTGGAGGACCTTTCTTGGTTCCATCTTACAGAGGTTCTTCATTCTTGGACCCAAAGGGTAGAGGTGGATCCACTGGTTACGACAACGCTGTTGCTTTGCCAGCCGGTGGAAGAGGAGATGAGGAAGAACTCCAGAAGGAGAATGTTAAGAACACAGCTGCTTTGTCTGGAAACATTACTTTGAGTGTTACTGATAGTAAACCAGACAGTGGTGAGTTGATTGGAGTGTTTGAGAGTATCCAGCCTTCTGATACTGATTTAGGTGCTAAAGTTCCCAAGGATGTGAAAATCCAAGGAGTTTGGTATGCTCAATTGGAACAATAA